The Phacochoerus africanus isolate WHEZ1 chromosome 3, ROS_Pafr_v1, whole genome shotgun sequence genome window below encodes:
- the XKR7 gene encoding XK-related protein 7, with amino-acid sequence MAAKSDGAAAAAGPGPEGAAGGARGSAGGRGEAAAAATGGPGVTEAGGPGPRYELRDCCWVLCALLVFFSDGATDLWLAASYYLQGQPTYFGLTLLFVLLPSLVVQLLSFRWFVYDYTESAGAPGPAVSTKDSGAGGPIISTKDSAIAFRTKGGSQELGPRPAPSSASTYRRRCCRLCVWLLQTLVHLLQLGQVWRYLRAMYLGLQSRWRGERLRRHFYWRMLFESADVSMLRLLETFLRSAPQLVLQLSLMVHRGGVPDLLPALSTSASLVSLAWTLASYQKVLRDSRDDKRPLSYKGAVAQVLWHLFAIAARSLAFALFASVYKLYFGIFIVAHWCVMTFWVIQGETDFCMSKWEEIIYNMVVGIIYIFCWFNVKEGRSRRRMTLYYCIVLLENAALTGFWYSSRNFSTDFHSLILVCVVASSFALGIFFMCVYYCLLHPNGPMLGPQTPGCICPESPGPCGPPADAVTSPPRSLPRTTGAERDGVSVGGERAGTPTPPVFQVRPGLPPTPVARTSRTEGPVIRIDLPRKKYPAWDAHFIDRRLRKTILALEYSSPTTPRLQYRSIGTAQELLEYETTV; translated from the exons ATGGCCGCGAAGTCGGATGGAGCGGCGGCCGCGGCCGGCCCGGGGCCGGAGGGGGCGGCCGGAGGAGCCCGGGGCAGTGCGGGCGGGCgcggggaggcggcggcggcggcaacCGGGGGTCCCGGGGTGACCGAGGCGGGAGGCCCGGGGCCGCGCTACGAGCTGCGGGACTGCTGCTGGGTGCTGTGCGCGCTGCTCGTGTTCTTCTCCGACGGCGCCACGGACCTGTGGCTGGCGGCCTCCTACTACCTGCAGGGTCAGCCCACCTACTTCGGCCTCACGTTACTATTCGTGCTCCTGCCCTCGCTTGTCGTGCAACTGCTCAGTTTCCGCTGGTTCGTCTACGACTACACCGAGTCCGCAGGGGCCCCGGGACCCGCCGTCAGCACCAAGGACAGCGGCGCCGGCGGGCCCATCATCAGCACCAAGGACAGTGCCATCGCCTTCAGGACCAAAGGCGGCAGCCAGGAGCTGGGCCCCCGACCCGCGCCCTCTTCGGCCAGTACCTaccgccgccgctgctgccgccTCTGCGTCTGGCTGCTGCAGACCCTCGTTCACCTCCTGCAGCTCGGCCAGGTCTGGAG GTACCTGCGTGCCATGTACCTGGGGCTGCAGAGCCGCTGGCGCGGGGAGCGGCTGCGGCGCCACTTCTACTGGCGGATGCTGTTCGAGAGCGCCGACGTGAGCATGCTGCGCCTGCTGGAGACCTTCCTGCGCAGCGCGCCACAGCTGGTGCTACAGCTCAGCCTCATGGTGCACCGCGGCGGCGTGCCCGACCTGCTGCCCG CCCTCTCCACTTCCGCCTCGCTCGTGTCCCTGGCCTGGACGCTGGCCTCCTACCAGAAGGTGCTGCGAGACTCCCGGGATGACAAGCGGCCCCTGTCCTACAAGGGCGCCGTGGCCCAGGTGCTGTGGCACCTGTTCGCCATCGCGGCCCGCAGTCTGGCCTTCGCTCTCTTCGCCAGCGTCTACAAGCTCTACTTTGGCATCTTCATTGTGGCCCACTGGTGTGTCATGACCTTCTGGGTCATCCAGGGGGAGACGGACTTCTGCATGTCCAAGTGGGAGGAGATCATCTACAACATGGTGGTGGGCATCATCTACATCTTCTGTTGGTTCAACGTCAAGGAgggccgcagccgccgccgcatGACCCTCTACTACTGCATCGTCCTGCTGGAGAACGCTGCGCTCACCGGCTTCTGGTACTCCAGCCGCAACTTCTCCACCGACTTCCACTCGCTCATTCTGGTCTGCGTGGTGGCCTCCAGCTTCGCCCTGGGCATATTCTTCATGTGCGTCTACTACTGCCTCCTGCACCCCAATGGGCCCATGCTGGGTCCGCAGACGCCTGGCTGCATCTGCCCTGAGTCCCCAGGACCCTGCGGCCCACCAGCCGACGCTGTCACCAGTCCCCCCAGGTCCCTGCCCAGGACTACAGGCGCTGAGCGGGATGGGGTCTCAGTGGGAGGCGAGCGTGCGGGGACCCCCACGCCACCTGTCTTCCAGGTTCGGCCAGGCTTGCCTCCCACACCCGTGGCCCGCACCTCGCGGACAGAGGGGCCTGTCATTCGGATTGACCTGCCTCGTAAGAAGTACCCCGCCTGGGATGCTCATTTTATTGACCGCCGGCTCCGGAAGACCATTCTGGCGCTGGAGTACTCCTCGCCCACGACGCCCCGGTTGCAGTACCGGAGCATAGGCACCGCCCAGGAGCTGCTGGAGTATGAGACCACGGTGTAG